DNA from Desulfarculus baarsii DSM 2075:
GGCGGCCCAGGCCGATGACGGCGGCGCACAGGGCCTCAAGGTCGGCCGGGCTTTGGCCACGAAAGGCCGCCAGCATGGGCCGACAACGCAGTTGCTCCAGCATGTCCAAGACCTCCAGGCGCTCCAGCGGGGCCATGCGAAAGACCGTGTCGGCCAGCGCCTCGGCCAGCACGCCGCCCAGGCCCAGCATCACGCAGGGGCCGAACTGCGGATCGCGGCTCAGGCCCAGCACCAACTCGCGGTTGCCGCCGACCATCTCCTGAACCAACACGCCGTCCAAGGCCAGCCCGGCCCGGGCCGCCCGGCCGGCGATGTCGTCATAAGCCGCGCGCACGGCTGTCTCGTCGCCCAGGCCCAGACGCACCCAGCCGCCCTCGCTCTTGTGCATCAGCGAGGCCGCGCAGGCCTTCAGCGCCACCGGAAAGCCCAATTCACGGGCCAGTTCCACGGCCTGGTCGGCGCTTTGGGCCAGGCCCTCGGCGCTGACTGGCACGCCATGGGCCGCCAACGCCAGCTTGGATTCATGCTCGTTAAGGGCCGCCTGGCCTTTTGCTCGGGCCGTGGCGATCAACCGACCTACGTCCATCGTCAGTCTTCCTTTTCGTATATCTTATTAATATTATTGGCGATAATCTTGTTTATCCGCGTCAGTTCGTCCAGCTCGCCCTGGCCGAGCCCGGCAAAGGCCGCCCGGGTGAAGCCTTCGGCCACGGCGGTCAGCCGTTGGTGGGCCTGGCGGCCGGCGGCGGTGATGAAAACCTGGTTGCAACGGCGATCGCTGGGATGGGCCCGCCGCTGGACCAGCCCGGCCGCCTCCAAGGCGTCGATGATGCGCGTGATGTTTTGGCGGTCCTTGGTGACGTTTTGGCTGACTTCGGTCTGCGATTGGCCATCTCGGCCCATCAGGGCCGAAAGCACCGACCAGTGCTCGGCGGTGTGCTCCAACCCGGCGGCGGCGAAGGCCCGGTTGAGCCCGCTTTTCATGCGGTTGGCGGCCAAACGCATGATGAATCCGTGGGATTGCTCGATGGGAAACAGTTGCAGCTTCATCGGCCCCGCCTTGGTGATTGTCTACGTGAAGAATGTTGTAATATTGACAATATCAAAGTCAAGTCATAATTGATCAGCCGATCAGCCAGCCGGCGGACGCGCTTTGCCAGGGGCCGGCGGGGCCGCGCCGTGCTAAAATCACGGGCGTGAGGCGGGCGCACGGAGGCGAGGCGATGAGCAATTGTCAATGTGAGGAACTGGCCCAGGGCCAGATCGCGCTATCCAACGTCTGTCTGGGCCAGTTGTGGTTGTTCGAAGACCTGGACGCCGCCGATCAGGCCGCCCTGACCCAAGCGGCCCGGCGGCGGGTCTATCAGCCGGGCCAGGCGGTGTTTCGCCAGGGCGATCCGGCCCAGACGCTGTTTCTGATCAAGGG
Protein-coding regions in this window:
- a CDS encoding acetate--CoA ligase family protein, whose protein sequence is MDVGRLIATARAKGQAALNEHESKLALAAHGVPVSAEGLAQSADQAVELARELGFPVALKACAASLMHKSEGGWVRLGLGDETAVRAAYDDIAGRAARAGLALDGVLVQEMVGGNRELVLGLSRDPQFGPCVMLGLGGVLAEALADTVFRMAPLERLEVLDMLEQLRCRPMLAAFRGQSPADLEALCAAVIGLGRLGLEHDAVVEVDVNPLIITARGRVKAVDGLVVLARS
- a CDS encoding MarR family winged helix-turn-helix transcriptional regulator, whose translation is MKLQLFPIEQSHGFIMRLAANRMKSGLNRAFAAAGLEHTAEHWSVLSALMGRDGQSQTEVSQNVTKDRQNITRIIDALEAAGLVQRRAHPSDRRCNQVFITAAGRQAHQRLTAVAEGFTRAAFAGLGQGELDELTRINKIIANNINKIYEKED